A genomic segment from Clarias gariepinus isolate MV-2021 ecotype Netherlands chromosome 11, CGAR_prim_01v2, whole genome shotgun sequence encodes:
- the c1qtnf5 gene encoding complement C1q tumor necrosis factor-related protein 5 isoform X1, which produces MLIQSNSFDRLKEMTPLQSWALSLLLVVLAHCSSPLEDNKIHSLCMGSPGIPGSPGLHGRPGQPGRDGRDGRDAPVGEKGQRGDRGEPGEPGMRGLTGDRGDPGEKGEKGPPGECAVAPKSAFSAKLSESQTMSTPLPAGDAVRFNKIILNEQGDYSAETGRFTCRVPGVYYFAVHATVYRSSLQFDLMKNGHAMGSYFQMFGNWSKPASLSGGTLLHLIPGDQVWVQMALGEYTGFYSSPKTDSTFTGFLVYSDWKNSAVFA; this is translated from the exons ATGCTCATTCAGTCTAACTCTTTTGACAGACTTAAAGAAATGACACCTCTCCAGTCCTGGGCCCTCTCCCTCCTTCTTGTTGTGCTGGCACACTGTTCAAGTCCACTTGAGGATAATAAGATTCACAGTCTGTGTATGGGCAGCCCAGGTATCCCAGGTTCTCCAGGGTTGCACGGCAGGCCAGGACAACCAGGCAGAGATGGCAGAGATGGCCGAGATGCACCAGTGGGGGAGAAAGGTCAAAGGGGAGATCGTGGAGAACCTG GTGAGCCAGGCATGAGGGGCCTGACCGGTGACAGAGGCGATCCAGGAGAGAAAGGTGAGAAGGGACCCCCCGGAGAGTGTGCGGTGGCTCCGAAGTCAGCATTCAGTGCCAAGTTGTCTGAATCCCAAACCATGAGCACGCCTTTACCAGCAGGGGATGCTGTACGCTTTAACAAAATCATCCTGAACGAGCAGGGAGATTACAGTGCCGAGACCGGACGCTTTACATGCAGGGTGCCAGGTGTTTACTATTTTGCCGTCCATGCCACTGTGTACCGCTCCAGCCTCCAGTTCGACCTGATGAAGAATGGACATGCCATGGGCTCCTACTTCCAGATGTTTGGCAACTGGTCCAAGCCGGCCTCACTGTCCGGAGGCACTCTGCTGCATCTCATTCCTGGTGATCAGGTGTGGGTGCAGATGGCTCTGGGGGAGTATACAGGCTTTTACTCCAGCCCGAAGACAGACAGCACTTTCACTGGCTTCCTGGTGTATTCTGATTGGAAAAACTCTGCTGTATTTGCTTAG
- the c1qtnf5 gene encoding complement C1q tumor necrosis factor-related protein 5 isoform X2 produces MTPLQSWALSLLLVVLAHCSSPLEDNKIHSLCMGSPGIPGSPGLHGRPGQPGRDGRDGRDAPVGEKGQRGDRGEPGEPGMRGLTGDRGDPGEKGEKGPPGECAVAPKSAFSAKLSESQTMSTPLPAGDAVRFNKIILNEQGDYSAETGRFTCRVPGVYYFAVHATVYRSSLQFDLMKNGHAMGSYFQMFGNWSKPASLSGGTLLHLIPGDQVWVQMALGEYTGFYSSPKTDSTFTGFLVYSDWKNSAVFA; encoded by the exons ATGACACCTCTCCAGTCCTGGGCCCTCTCCCTCCTTCTTGTTGTGCTGGCACACTGTTCAAGTCCACTTGAGGATAATAAGATTCACAGTCTGTGTATGGGCAGCCCAGGTATCCCAGGTTCTCCAGGGTTGCACGGCAGGCCAGGACAACCAGGCAGAGATGGCAGAGATGGCCGAGATGCACCAGTGGGGGAGAAAGGTCAAAGGGGAGATCGTGGAGAACCTG GTGAGCCAGGCATGAGGGGCCTGACCGGTGACAGAGGCGATCCAGGAGAGAAAGGTGAGAAGGGACCCCCCGGAGAGTGTGCGGTGGCTCCGAAGTCAGCATTCAGTGCCAAGTTGTCTGAATCCCAAACCATGAGCACGCCTTTACCAGCAGGGGATGCTGTACGCTTTAACAAAATCATCCTGAACGAGCAGGGAGATTACAGTGCCGAGACCGGACGCTTTACATGCAGGGTGCCAGGTGTTTACTATTTTGCCGTCCATGCCACTGTGTACCGCTCCAGCCTCCAGTTCGACCTGATGAAGAATGGACATGCCATGGGCTCCTACTTCCAGATGTTTGGCAACTGGTCCAAGCCGGCCTCACTGTCCGGAGGCACTCTGCTGCATCTCATTCCTGGTGATCAGGTGTGGGTGCAGATGGCTCTGGGGGAGTATACAGGCTTTTACTCCAGCCCGAAGACAGACAGCACTTTCACTGGCTTCCTGGTGTATTCTGATTGGAAAAACTCTGCTGTATTTGCTTAG